In the genome of Onychostoma macrolepis isolate SWU-2019 chromosome 10, ASM1243209v1, whole genome shotgun sequence, the window TTTAATGCCCCTAGTTTCTGTTatcaatatgtatataattgcATATTTGAGTTCATGTTGAAATATTCCATTATAAATTACAAAGGTAAGTGCATTTTtgttcactatatatatatatatatatatatatatattattattattattgtaatgtcTGCAACAATCATTCTTCTTAAAAGTTAAAAGTGTTTTCTTATATTTCCTCTGGTCCTTGGATTAGGGactgtttttttgtaaaacagtAGTTATCAATACAGTGTTTGCTTTTAATAAATAGTgctttaatacaaaaaaacacaaataaaatgaagaacCATTACAGATGATGGATTGCTGTTTAGAAAGCACACAAACCTTGACCCCAATGggaaattacagtaaaataaagtcattataatcTTATTTATCCCCTTCTTCCTTTATCTGGATGCATGGTGTAAGACCATTTAACCTCGTTTGCGCTGCTGCACTTATATGTATCTGTTTTATAGTTAATGATtaactttattaatttattgttgtaataCATGTTGTCTTTTGATGTGTAACAGGGAAGTTTGTTTTGTACTTCCAGACTGAAGGTATACGCTGCCTGCTCACTGTCTCTCAAGAAGCAGCTGATCATTTATTATGCAATGGCAGAAAGTATTTATATGTGATATTAATGTATAGCCACaggtttaaatgtaaaaacaaaataacacaaaaactaGATATTGAATACAACAGAGCAATATACTTCATATCTATCACTTCATTGTTCACATGACTCATGGATCAGTTGACAATTCAAACATGACCCACATGCAGGGGAGATAAAACTGAAACAACCAGTATTACTAGTTACACTGCATCACAGACCTCTTTTGACTAACTTTAGGTTGTTTTTCCACAGCGAAAGAAAATATTGCACAATTCATTGTTCaaatgagctcatttttatCAAATCAAATCTTGCAGTAttattgtgatatattattaGGATATCTTCCATTAAGATGCATGATTTGATTTTAACCTGCGTCACAAACCTCATCTTTCAACAGGAAGTTATATTTTGTCTATTTACAACTCTAAAAACCTTCATATTGCTTAGCTTAAATGTGCAACTGGCATGCACAATCAGTAACTCTTGTAAACGTAAAATACTTGTAAAAGTAAGAAAAAGACTGGTGTAACAAGTGTATGGTCAtctacacttaaaaataaagcggGTTTTTTTGTGCAGCggtgccatagaagaacctttcagtgaaaacaaaacatttcttctaAAGTaccataaaaatctaaatataaagaacttttgtgcaatcgaaaggttccatggatgttaaaggtgaCAACAAAGAATCTTAATTTAGTGCAGTTGTTCAAACATCTCTCAGGTACTTAACATCTCACAAAATATTCACAGTACGTACTGACTAAGTTAGCAATTTCACAGGTCGGCATCGTAAGGTCTTCCGGTGTAGGATGTGTTGACGGATCCTCTATCTCTGGGTTTAGCTCTTGGGAAGTCCAGGTCGTCGTCCAGTGACTTCTGCGAGTACGGCACGCTGCTTTCAGTGCTCCTGCTGAAGCTTCTCGGCATGTTGACCCTCGGCAGAGGCGTCGGTCTGTCCCTTGCCGGCCGCTGTGTTGTGTTGGTTCGAGGCTTTTCTCCACGGTTGCGTCCACCGCAGCAGGAGCAAATCCCGAGGAACATCACGAAACCCCCAAGGACCTCCATGATGCCTCCGATGTAGCCCAAAACGATGCAGTATCCCACGCGAATGTCATCCGTTCTGTTTGGATCTCTTTTGACGGAGGTGGAATTGATGCTGGTGAGGATATGAGTGTACCACGCAATGGGAATGATGGTCAGGGCTCCAGAGCAGAAGATAAGGAGGCCACCCAAAGAAGCCAGTATCCATCTGGGTTTGTCCTTCCAGCATCTGACTCCAGGTGTTGCCAATGAAAGGCCGAGCACCGTCACGATCAATGACGCGATCATCATTCCTTTAGCGATCGGAATGATCTGgctgttaaaataaatttgGTCGTTGCCTTGCTGGTTGCACAGTTGGGATCTAGATGTTGTGGAGGTCCTGCAGATGTCCCAGATTCCCTGTTCCACCACCAGATCCGAAGGCTCGCTTGCCAGGTTGTTGATGGTGCGCCAGTTGGGCGCGACTGTGCTGGTCAGGTTCAGGATCCATCCGCAGGGGGCCAGGACCATGCCGAATATCAGAATCCCCGGTGTCCGCATGGCTGAGGTTTGAGTTGCTGTCCGCTTCTGAAGCGAGTTGAGTGTGTCTGCTGCTTAAGAAGAAACATACTGAAACTTGGAGGAGGTGGTTCCGTATGATTAGCATCTGAAGGGTGTGGTGTTGAATATCTGGTTCAAACATAGACAAAACTGGTTTTCGATGCATGCCGTGTTTCAGCCGAACCTGGAACACCAGTATGCAGGGCTAGAGGATAAATAGAAGAGACTGGGGCAAGTTGtctcaaataaatgtttcaggTCAAACATTCATCTGCATATACTTTTGTTCAATAGCAAGTTGTCTATGTTGGTTTCAATCACCTAGTCCAAAATTGTCTTAAAATAAAACGTTTCACACACTTATgccttttcatttcattcatgcAGTTCATTCATTAAGTTCATAATTGGGCCAAATAAAGTtgcaatatacatttttgctgtttcattttttcccccatgtttttggtttgtttgattgtttcaCAACTGCTTTGCAGTTTACATTATGCTGAAAGCCAACACATGGTCAGTAATTATAGATGTTATAATACTAATACATTTTATCATGCTGATGAGTTACTATATTACTTATTGTACATGCAAATATAATAggttcataaataaaaaaaatgtaaaatcacatttaa includes:
- the cldn23.1 gene encoding claudin 23a → MRTPGILIFGMVLAPCGWILNLTSTVAPNWRTINNLASEPSDLVVEQGIWDICRTSTTSRSQLCNQQGNDQIYFNSQIIPIAKGMMIASLIVTVLGLSLATPGVRCWKDKPRWILASLGGLLIFCSGALTIIPIAWYTHILTSINSTSVKRDPNRTDDIRVGYCIVLGYIGGIMEVLGGFVMFLGICSCCGGRNRGEKPRTNTTQRPARDRPTPLPRVNMPRSFSRSTESSVPYSQKSLDDDLDFPRAKPRDRGSVNTSYTGRPYDADL